The Microlunatus soli genome contains the following window.
TCCGCCGGTGGCGTTCGGTGAGGTGGTGGCCGGGCTTGCCGCGCACGACCTGCTGAAGAACGCCAAGGTCGTGTTCGAGAAGCCGTACGGGACCTCGCTGCAGTCCTTCACCGAGCTGGACGAGCAGGTCCATTCGGTGATGAAGGAGGAGCAGGTCTTCCGGATCGATCACTTCCTGGGCAAGGAAGCCACCCAGAACCTGCACGTGCTGCGGTTCGGCAATGCCATGATCAACAAGATCTGGTCGGCCGACGCCGTGGCCCAGGTCCAGATCGACGCACCCGAACCGCTGGACGTCGCGCAACGGGCCGAGTTCTACGACGCCACCGGCGCCTTCAAGGACATGATCGCCACCCATCTGTTCCAGGTCGCCGCCGAGGTGGCGATGGATCCGCCGGCCAGCATCGCACCGGACGACCTGCAGGATGCCCGGGAGCAGGTGCTGGCGGCGTTCCGGCCGCTGGATCCGTCCGAGGTCGTCTTCGGTCAGTTCGACGGCTACACCGACATCGACAAGATCACCGACGACTCGACCACCGACACGTTGGCTGCGGTCAGACTTTGGGTCGACACCGATCGGTGGCGCGGTGTGCCGTTCGTGTTGCGGAGCGGGAAACGGATGGCCGGCGACGACCAACTGGTGTCGTTGATCATGCGCGAGACGCAGGGACCGCTCGGCGATCTTGACGATGCGGCGGCCCGGCTGGAGATCTCACTGAAGGGCAGCGGGTCGATCGCGGTGGCGTTGATCATGAAACGTCCGGGCCCCGACCTGACCCTGCGGGAGGAACGGATCGATCTCAGCCTGGGCGAGGTCTCCGGAGGCGAAGCGCTGGACCCGTACGTCGCGTTGATCCACGACGTGCTGCTCGGCGACCGTTCGCTGTTCACCAGTTCAGCCGGCTTGGCGGACGCCTGGCGAGTGGCCGAACCGGTGCTGGCCGATCCGCCCGAGCCGCTGCCGTACGAGCCGGACGGTTGGGGCCCGAAGCAGGCCGAAGCGTTGACCGACGGGCTGGGCTGGATGACCGAACGGGAGTGAGCACGTTCGTACCGATCCGGAGGCACGGACGCGGTACTCTCGCGGGGTGAACGGGCCCAGCATCTTCATCTCCCGGATCCGCGGTTGCGCGATCGTGGACGATGCCGGCGACACCATCGGCAAACTGCGCGATGTGGTGATCAGTGAGCGGACGTTGAGTCGTCCGCCGCGGGTGAAAGGACTGGTCGTCGAGCTGTTCGCCCGGCACCGGATCTTCGTCCCGATGCAGCGCGTCCGCAGCATCGACGCGGTCCAGATCGTCACCTCCGGAGTGGTCAACACCCGCCGGTTCGCCCGCCGGGACTCCGAGACGCTGGTGGTGGAGGACCTGTTCGATCAACAGGTCACGCAGCCGTCCGCGCCCGGTCCGTGGGTGATCTTCGACGTGGCGATGCATCAGGTCCGCAATGACGATTGGGAGGTCTCCGAGGTCGCGGTCCGCGAGGCCACCCGGAGCCGTCGGTTCGGTCGACCCTTCACCCGCAAGGGTCAGGTCTCCATCGTGGAGTGGTCCGACATCGCCGCGATGCTCGGATCCTACGGTCAGGCGGCGGAGCAGTTGTTGGCCGAGATGGAGGATATGAAGGCCGCCGACGTCGCACGCGAATTGCACGAGCTGACTCCGCAGCGCCGGGCGGATGTGGCGTCCGGGATGGACGACGAGAAGCTCGCCGACGCGTTGGAGGAGTTGCCCGAGGACGAGCAGGTGCAGCTGATCCAGTCTCTCGATGTCGAACGGGCGGCGGCGGTCCTGGAGGAGATGGACGCCGACGACGCCGCCGACCTGATCGCCGAGCTGCCGGCCGAGATGGCCGAGTTGCTGCTGGGTGAGATGGAACCCGACGAGGCCAAGGACCTGCGCCGACTGCTGACCTACGAGGAGTTCACCGCCGGCGGCATGATGACGCCGGAACCGGTGATCGTTCCGCCCGATGCCACCGTCGCCGATGCGCTCGCCCTGGTCCGGCAGGAAGAGCTGAGCCCGGCCACTGCCGCGATGATCTTCGTCTGCCGACCGCCGCTGGAGACCCCGACCGGGCGGCTGATCGGTTGTGTCCACACCCAGCGGTTGCTGCGGGAACCGCCGTCGGTATTGGTGTCCGGGCTGATCGACTCCGATCTGGAGCCGTTGAGCGACCAGTCCGATCTGCACGCGGTGAGCCGCTACTTCGCCACCTACAACCTGGTCAACGCACCGGTCGTCGACAAGGCGGGGCGACTGATCGGCGCAGTCACCGTTGACGACGTTCTTGATCACGTGCTGCCACAGGATTGGCGAGGTGATCAGCTCGACGCGATGAGCGACAGCGAGGAGGCGAACTGATGGCACGAGCACCGCGTGAATCCCGCCGCGACTCCGAACGCGATTCCGAACGACTCGACACTCCTGGCCGCAGTCGACAACGCCGGCTGCCGCGGATGCGCATCTCCGGCGACGCGTTCGGCAACTTCGCCGAGGCGTTCGCCCGCTTCATGGGTACGGCCCGGTTCCTGGCCTACATGACCGGCTTCGTCGTGCTGTGGGTGCTGTTGAACTTCATCGGCCTGTTCGGGCTGCGCTGGGACCCGTACCCGTTCATCCTGCTCAATCTGTTCTTCTCCACCCAGGCCAGCTATGCCGCGCCGTTGATCCTGCTGGCTCAGAACCGGCAGGAGGCCCGCGACCGGGTCGCCCTCGACGACGACCGCCGGCAGGCCGCCCAGACGCGGGCCGACATGGACTACCTGGCCCGCGAGATCGCCTCGCTGCGGATGTCGGTCGGTGAACTGGCCACCCGCGACTACCTGCGCGCCGAACTCCGCACCGAGCTGCGCGCCATCCTCGCCGAGCTCGACGACCCACCCCAGCAACCCACCCCCTCCCGCTGACCCGTCAGTTTCTCCCCGAAACGCCGGGCGTGTCGGGGAGAAACTGACGGGTCGGCGGGTGTGTGGGGCGGCGGACGGTTGCGGAGTGGTACCGGGGGCGGTGCGGGTCGGGTGGGCTATTACGCTGGCGGGTATGCCGGATGTTGAGACGACCAGCCCTGACAACCCACTGGTGAGCCAGATCACCAAGGTGTTGGACGGAGTGAACGACCCGGAGATCCGGCGACCGATCACCGACCTCGGCATGGTCAAACGGATCGACATCGTCGACGGCAGCCGGGCCGAGATCGAGATCCTGCTGACGGTCGCCGGCTGCCCGATGAAGGACACCCTGCGCCGCGACGTGACCGCGGCCGCGGTGACCGTGCCCGGCATCGAGTCGGTCGACATCACGCTCGGCGTGATGAGCGACGAGCAGCGGACCGCGCTGCGCGACTCGCTGAAGGGCGGCCAGACCGACCGGGAGATCCCGTTCGCCAAGCCGGACTCGTTGACCAAGGTGATCGCGATCGCGTCCGGCAAGGGCGGTGTCGGCAAGTCCTCGGTGACGGTCAATCTGGCGATGGCACTGGCCGCGCAGGGCCAGAGTGTCGGTGTGCTGGACGCCGACATCTACGGACACTCGGTGCCGGCCATGCTGGGCATCGCCGACGCCCGGCCGACCTCGGTCGAGGACATGATCATGCCGGTGCCGACGGCACCGGACTCCGACGGTCGCACCAATCTCAAGGTGATGAGCATCGGGATGCTCAAGCCGCGCCGTGACCAGGTGGTCGCC
Protein-coding sequences here:
- a CDS encoding glucose-6-phosphate dehydrogenase, which translates into the protein MPQQTISSGPQQAPTPTVFVLFGATGDLSRRMVLPAFYDLFCRGLTPPEWVLVGNGRGADADQDFAERVRASLEEFGPGSDKIDDKQWKDFSDRLRFAGGGFDETDPGSLLDVIGEAADGIGDGAQYVHYLAVPPVAFGEVVAGLAAHDLLKNAKVVFEKPYGTSLQSFTELDEQVHSVMKEEQVFRIDHFLGKEATQNLHVLRFGNAMINKIWSADAVAQVQIDAPEPLDVAQRAEFYDATGAFKDMIATHLFQVAAEVAMDPPASIAPDDLQDAREQVLAAFRPLDPSEVVFGQFDGYTDIDKITDDSTTDTLAAVRLWVDTDRWRGVPFVLRSGKRMAGDDQLVSLIMRETQGPLGDLDDAAARLEISLKGSGSIAVALIMKRPGPDLTLREERIDLSLGEVSGGEALDPYVALIHDVLLGDRSLFTSSAGLADAWRVAEPVLADPPEPLPYEPDGWGPKQAEALTDGLGWMTERE
- a CDS encoding magnesium transporter MgtE N-terminal domain-containing protein, which gives rise to MNGPSIFISRIRGCAIVDDAGDTIGKLRDVVISERTLSRPPRVKGLVVELFARHRIFVPMQRVRSIDAVQIVTSGVVNTRRFARRDSETLVVEDLFDQQVTQPSAPGPWVIFDVAMHQVRNDDWEVSEVAVREATRSRRFGRPFTRKGQVSIVEWSDIAAMLGSYGQAAEQLLAEMEDMKAADVARELHELTPQRRADVASGMDDEKLADALEELPEDEQVQLIQSLDVERAAAVLEEMDADDAADLIAELPAEMAELLLGEMEPDEAKDLRRLLTYEEFTAGGMMTPEPVIVPPDATVADALALVRQEELSPATAAMIFVCRPPLETPTGRLIGCVHTQRLLREPPSVLVSGLIDSDLEPLSDQSDLHAVSRYFATYNLVNAPVVDKAGRLIGAVTVDDVLDHVLPQDWRGDQLDAMSDSEEAN
- a CDS encoding DUF1003 domain-containing protein translates to MARAPRESRRDSERDSERLDTPGRSRQRRLPRMRISGDAFGNFAEAFARFMGTARFLAYMTGFVVLWVLLNFIGLFGLRWDPYPFILLNLFFSTQASYAAPLILLAQNRQEARDRVALDDDRRQAAQTRADMDYLAREIASLRMSVGELATRDYLRAELRTELRAILAELDDPPQQPTPSR
- a CDS encoding Mrp/NBP35 family ATP-binding protein, with translation MPDVETTSPDNPLVSQITKVLDGVNDPEIRRPITDLGMVKRIDIVDGSRAEIEILLTVAGCPMKDTLRRDVTAAAVTVPGIESVDITLGVMSDEQRTALRDSLKGGQTDREIPFAKPDSLTKVIAIASGKGGVGKSSVTVNLAMALAAQGQSVGVLDADIYGHSVPAMLGIADARPTSVEDMIMPVPTAPDSDGRTNLKVMSIGMLKPRRDQVVAWRGPILDRALHQMLADVYWGDLDFLLLDLPPGTGDVAISVGQKLPNAEVIVVTTPQQAAAEVAERAGTMASMVNQRVIGVVENMSFLQVSCPDCGKQHRYDVFGSGGGQEVAETLSTQLGYDVDLLAQVPLDPQLRAGGDLGKPIVGTAPAEPSSEALTGLAQKLIKRGRGLAGRQLNLQPAGR